In Chloroflexota bacterium, the genomic stretch TATATCACACTGGATATGCCAAAGCAACGCCTATCAGCTTCAATTTGACATCCATAAATGGTGATGATAAACTTTAGCCGCTATGAAAATTGTAAGATACAGTATCGGCAGCAAAACTGAGTACGGTATCCTGGATGGCGAGCAGGTCCAGGTTATCGACGGCACACCATTCCCCGAAATCAAAAAGCTCGACCAGTTCCACAAACTCAGCGAGGTCAAGCTCCTGGCACCCTCTGAGCCGACCAAGATTGTAGCCATCGGCCTCAACTACTACAGCCATGCCAAGGAAGTCGGGCAGCCCGTCCCCACGGAACCGGCGATGTTCTACAAGCCTTCAAGTGCGGTCATCGGTCCCGAGGATAAGATTTACAACCCCGGGTCCACCCGAGTTGACTACGAGGCGGAGCTGGGCGTGGTCATCAAGGCTCAGGCAACGAAGGTGAGCGAAAAGGACGCCATGAAGTATGTACTGGGCTACACCTGCTTCAACGACGTCAGCGCCCGTGACTGGCAGAAGAATGACTCGCAGTGGGCAAGGGCTAAAGGCTCGGATACTTTCGCGCCATTCGGCCCCTGGATTGAAACCGAGCTTGACCCGGGCAAGGTGATGCTGGAAGCGTACCTCAACGGCGAATGCAAGCAGCAGGTGAACACGAGCGACCTTGTCTTCGCGGTTCCGGCCCTAGTCAGTTATGTCTCCCAGTTTATCACCCTGTTCCCGGGCGATGTTATCGCCACCGGAACACCGGCTGGCATCGGCCCGATGAAGTCGGGTGACACCATTGAGATAAAGGTGGAAGGCATCGGTACGCTGCGCAACTACATCGCTTAGTCAGCGACGACGGATAACCTGAAGATATCGATAATGGAATCAAAGACCGTCTACTTTGAGCGGCCCGGCAGGGAGAATACGGAAGAAGTGCTGCGCATTGTCGGGCAGCGCGCCGGGGAACTCGGTATCAAAACGGTGCTGGTGGCATCGACGCGTGGTGATACCGCGGTGCAGGCCGTGGAAACATTGAAAGGCCTCAGGGTCATCGTGGTGACCCACAGCCACGGCTTCCGCGAGCCGAACAGCCAGGAACTTACCGAAGAGAACCGCCAGATAGTTGAGAGCAAGGGCGGCGTGATTCTTACCGCTACCCACCTTTTCGCCGGCATCAGCCGCGCCGTGCGCAACAAGTTCAACACCTACCTCATCGGCGACCTTACCGCCAGCACACTCAAAATTTTCGGCGAGGGCATGAAGGTAGTCGTTGAAATCGCAGTCATGGCGGCGGATGCCGGTCTGGTGCGCACCGATGAGGAAGTCATCGCCATCGCCGGCACCGGCCGTGGCGCCGATATCGCGGTAGTGCTCACGCCGGCGAACTCGCAGAACTTTTTCGACCTCAAGGTCAAGGAAATACTCTGCAAACCGCGTTTGTAGAGCTTTACAGCTATTTATAAATAAGGAGGTAAAAAGTATATGGGAGAATTAGGAGCGCATTATGCCATCGGTAAAGCCGGAAAATTAATCCCGGCACGATTGAGGACAAACACCGATATCACCGCCGGCCTGAAGGCCGTCTGCGAGGAGAACGGCATCAAGTACGGCGCGGTGCTCTTTGGCATCGGCAGCATACGAAAAGTGACCTATCAGATACTGGCGCCCAAGCCGGAGACCAAGCTCGGGGCTGGCTACACTGACCCCGCAACCCTCCCCGGCCCGATTGAGGTCATCAGCATGCACGGCATCGTCTTCCAGTCGGACGACGGCCAGACACTGCTGCACCTGCACGGCACCTTTTGCGACAAAGAAGGCAAGGTCTTCGGCGGGCACATCGTGGCCGGCGAGAATCCGGTGCTGGCCACACTGGACGCGTACATCGTCGAGAACGTTGGCGCGGAGACCATCCGCCAGATGGACGAGGACATCGGCATGGGCGTGGGCATACCGCAGGGCCACTTCGCCAAAGTAAAAGCATAAAGACCTATTAAATTCAGTGACCTCACCCCCTCAGTCCCCCTGGCGAAACTATAATTGGTGCGCCAGGGGATTGCCATCTACCACGCCGAGTAAAGGCGTATCAACTCATCAGTCATAGCCCGGCGCAGCTTTTTAGATTCAGGGTCATCACCCTTAAGTTTGTACTTTTGCCTGATGTCTTGAAGCAATTTCGCTTCGTCGATCCGGTTTGATTTGCCCTGCTCCACAACGGGACACCCGTCGATAAAAACAGTATCAACATGCCTTTTAGTGGCTAGATGAAGGATGATAGAGAGCACATCAGCCTCCGGGCCGATGAATGGCTCCTCTATTTTCAAGAAGTCTAACAGTATTAAGTCAGCCTTCTTTCCTCGCTCCAAAGGACCGATAATATCTTCAAACTGGGCTATTTTGGCTCCGTTAGCTATGTTCATGTGCAGTATAACC encodes the following:
- a CDS encoding fumarylacetoacetate hydrolase family protein — protein: MKIVRYSIGSKTEYGILDGEQVQVIDGTPFPEIKKLDQFHKLSEVKLLAPSEPTKIVAIGLNYYSHAKEVGQPVPTEPAMFYKPSSAVIGPEDKIYNPGSTRVDYEAELGVVIKAQATKVSEKDAMKYVLGYTCFNDVSARDWQKNDSQWARAKGSDTFAPFGPWIETELDPGKVMLEAYLNGECKQQVNTSDLVFAVPALVSYVSQFITLFPGDVIATGTPAGIGPMKSGDTIEIKVEGIGTLRNYIA
- a CDS encoding DNA-binding protein, which gives rise to MGELGAHYAIGKAGKLIPARLRTNTDITAGLKAVCEENGIKYGAVLFGIGSIRKVTYQILAPKPETKLGAGYTDPATLPGPIEVISMHGIVFQSDDGQTLLHLHGTFCDKEGKVFGGHIVAGENPVLATLDAYIVENVGAETIRQMDEDIGMGVGIPQGHFAKVKA